The following are from one region of the Microbacterium paraoxydans genome:
- a CDS encoding anthranilate synthase component II, whose protein sequence is MTRVLVVDNHDSFVHTLVGYLRELGADTTLVESDATDAAELEELLGAHDALLLSPGPGAPADAGVSIDAARIAVRRGIPTLGVCLGHQVIAAAFGTAVRSAPEVMHGMVSAVRHDGSALFAGIPSPFDVGRYHSLALSAADLPDDLAATATAPDGTVMALAHRTLPLHGVQFHPESVLTRGGYRLLANWLRLCGDEEAVARSALLDPLTR, encoded by the coding sequence ATGACGCGCGTCCTGGTGGTCGACAACCACGACAGCTTCGTGCACACCCTCGTGGGATATCTCCGCGAGCTCGGTGCGGACACCACGCTCGTGGAGTCCGACGCGACCGACGCGGCCGAGCTCGAGGAGCTTCTCGGCGCGCATGACGCGCTCCTGCTCTCCCCCGGTCCCGGGGCTCCTGCCGATGCCGGCGTCTCGATCGACGCTGCTCGCATCGCGGTGCGGCGGGGGATCCCCACGCTCGGAGTGTGTCTCGGGCATCAGGTCATCGCGGCCGCTTTCGGCACGGCCGTCCGGTCTGCTCCCGAGGTCATGCACGGCATGGTCTCGGCGGTCCGCCACGACGGCTCCGCCCTGTTCGCGGGGATCCCCTCACCTTTCGACGTCGGGCGTTATCACTCGCTCGCGCTGTCCGCGGCAGACCTCCCCGATGACCTCGCGGCCACCGCCACCGCCCCCGACGGCACCGTGATGGCGCTGGCGCACCGGACGTTGCCGCTGCACGGGGTGCAGTTCCATCCGGAGAGCGTCCTCACCCGAGGGGGTTACCGGCTCCTCGCCAACTGGCTCCGCCTCTGCGGCGACGAGGAGGCCGTCGCCCGCTCCGCCCTCCTCGATCCGCTGACGCGCTGA
- the pknB gene encoding Stk1 family PASTA domain-containing Ser/Thr kinase — protein sequence MSTEPQVIAGRYRVDELIGHGGMAKVYRGYDLTLGREIAIKILDPELARDTSFRTRFRLEAQSASRMSHPSIVRVYDAGDPSTVDSSSAEPPYIVMELVKGTLLKKIIADGPVPVEDAVRYVDGILEALDYSHRAGVVHRDIKPGNVMVTDKGQVKVMDFGIARAVSDSSSTVAETTQIIGTAAYFSPEQAKGEPVDARADLYSTGVVLYELLTGRQPFRGESPVAVAYQHVSETPVPPSEVNEESPAALDPIVLRALAKDPYQRYPDAAHFRAALDAAVTGAAPTRKQIGALTSELYGPSPRQAQETARSLRQLSTDTTMARTQSGPPVAWIWAGVALLAVLLASVLFWVWTISMRPADVPSTSRLVPDLTNVASERAQDDLAELDLSSKIVIESSPSIAEGNVIRTDPEGGVSVEKGSTVTLYVSSGEETVVVPKLEGMSLDAATKALKAAGLELGTVTQRNDKGLAANTVMTASEQAEAEVAPGTVVNLEVASGKVTLNNVVGWSMDSATQALDDLGLTPVPTEAPECPATDPATVHSMSIAPGDVPVGSSVELRYCTGS from the coding sequence GTGTCCACAGAGCCACAAGTCATCGCGGGCCGGTACCGCGTCGACGAGCTCATCGGGCACGGCGGGATGGCGAAGGTGTACCGCGGGTACGATTTGACGCTCGGCCGCGAGATCGCGATCAAGATCCTCGACCCTGAGCTCGCCCGCGACACCAGTTTCCGTACGCGGTTCCGTCTGGAGGCGCAGTCGGCGTCACGCATGTCGCACCCGTCGATCGTGCGGGTGTATGACGCCGGCGACCCCTCAACGGTCGACAGCTCCTCGGCCGAGCCGCCGTACATCGTGATGGAGCTGGTCAAGGGCACCCTGCTCAAGAAGATCATCGCCGATGGCCCCGTACCCGTCGAGGATGCGGTGCGCTACGTCGACGGGATCCTCGAGGCGCTGGACTACTCGCACCGCGCCGGCGTCGTTCACCGCGACATCAAACCGGGCAACGTCATGGTCACCGACAAGGGCCAGGTGAAGGTGATGGACTTCGGCATCGCCCGCGCGGTGTCCGACTCCTCCTCGACCGTGGCCGAGACCACCCAGATCATCGGCACCGCCGCCTACTTCTCGCCCGAGCAGGCCAAGGGCGAGCCGGTCGATGCTCGTGCCGACCTCTACTCCACAGGCGTGGTGCTCTACGAGCTGCTGACCGGACGGCAGCCGTTCCGCGGCGAGTCGCCGGTCGCCGTCGCCTACCAGCACGTCAGCGAGACACCGGTCCCGCCCTCCGAGGTCAACGAGGAGTCGCCCGCAGCCCTGGACCCGATCGTGCTGCGCGCCCTCGCGAAGGACCCGTATCAGCGGTATCCGGACGCCGCCCACTTCCGCGCCGCTCTGGACGCCGCGGTGACCGGCGCCGCCCCCACGCGCAAGCAGATCGGCGCCCTGACGAGCGAGCTCTACGGCCCGAGTCCGCGCCAGGCGCAGGAGACGGCGCGGTCGCTGCGTCAGCTCAGCACCGACACCACGATGGCCCGCACACAGTCGGGACCGCCCGTCGCGTGGATCTGGGCGGGAGTCGCGCTGCTGGCGGTGCTCCTGGCGTCCGTGCTGTTCTGGGTCTGGACCATCAGCATGCGCCCCGCCGACGTGCCGAGCACCTCGAGGCTCGTCCCTGATCTGACGAACGTCGCCTCCGAGCGCGCGCAGGACGACCTCGCGGAACTGGACCTCTCCTCGAAGATCGTCATCGAATCGAGCCCGTCGATCGCCGAGGGCAACGTCATCCGCACCGATCCCGAGGGCGGCGTGTCCGTGGAGAAGGGCTCGACGGTCACCCTCTACGTGTCGTCCGGCGAGGAGACGGTGGTCGTGCCGAAGCTCGAGGGGATGTCCCTCGATGCCGCGACGAAAGCGCTGAAGGCCGCCGGCCTCGAACTCGGCACGGTGACGCAGCGCAATGACAAGGGTCTCGCCGCCAACACGGTGATGACGGCGAGCGAGCAGGCGGAGGCCGAGGTGGCTCCGGGCACCGTCGTGAACCTCGAGGTCGCCAGCGGGAAGGTGACGCTGAACAACGTCGTCGGCTGGTCCATGGACTCGGCGACGCAGGCGCTCGACGACCTGGGCCTCACGCCGGTGCCGACCGAGGCGCCGGAGTGCCCGGCGACGGATCCGGCGACGGTGCACTCGATGTCCATCGCTCCGGGCGATGTCCCCGTCGGGTCGTCGGTCGAACTCCGCTACTGCACCGGGTCCTGA
- a CDS encoding serine/threonine-protein kinase → MRPTQGVSFGGRYELQSRIAIGGMGEVWEATDHVIGRTVAIKILKDEYMGDPGFLERFRAEARHAALVNHEGIASVFDYGEENGSAYLVMELVPGEALSTILERDGALSADKTLDIVAQTASALQAAHAAGLVHRDIKPGNLLITPDGRVKITDFGIARIADQVPLTATGQVMGTVQYLSPEQASGHPASPATDTYSLGIVAYECLAGKRPFTGESQVAIAMAQINEQPPPLPPTVPIPVQNLVMAMIAKKPADRPSSSATVARAAQALRRGDLNSAAIAVPAIATGGIAGDDDATRMLTATGDDGTTRILPTTAQLPTDEAAADEQEKKKKKKSAWTWPLIALLVLLLIVVAGTLWALFGNQGKDTDPDPTGSASRTPTQTQTQTPSQEPTPDETRVDVTALGLNGMDCGTATATLKEAGFSDIACGEGDPAPSDGDVGKVYRVQPEGNVATTTPIALTVYAGRTPLPTPTDEPTITGDPIAGSTVTISWGTGFTCPSGTTLSGYVVSLQNGTFASGGPNFQPTERNAQVTVGDAVGKQLIATYQGLCSGGDQRTSNASPPLSVTIVAPEDGEGDSEDGA, encoded by the coding sequence ATGAGGCCGACGCAGGGTGTGTCGTTCGGTGGTCGCTACGAGCTGCAGTCGCGGATTGCGATCGGCGGCATGGGCGAGGTGTGGGAGGCGACGGATCACGTCATCGGACGCACCGTCGCCATCAAGATCCTCAAGGACGAATACATGGGGGATCCCGGGTTCCTCGAGCGGTTCCGCGCGGAGGCGCGTCACGCCGCGCTCGTCAACCACGAGGGCATCGCCAGCGTGTTCGACTACGGCGAGGAGAACGGCAGCGCCTACCTCGTCATGGAGCTCGTTCCGGGTGAAGCCCTCTCGACGATCCTCGAGCGGGACGGCGCGCTGAGTGCCGACAAGACGCTCGACATCGTCGCGCAGACCGCTTCGGCCCTCCAAGCCGCGCACGCGGCGGGTCTCGTGCACCGCGACATCAAGCCCGGGAACCTCCTCATCACGCCGGACGGCCGCGTGAAGATCACCGACTTCGGTATCGCCCGCATCGCCGACCAGGTACCGCTCACGGCGACCGGGCAGGTCATGGGCACGGTGCAGTACCTGTCGCCGGAGCAGGCATCGGGTCACCCTGCCTCCCCCGCGACCGACACGTACTCGCTGGGCATCGTCGCGTACGAGTGCCTCGCCGGCAAGCGCCCCTTCACCGGCGAGTCGCAGGTCGCGATCGCCATGGCGCAGATCAACGAGCAGCCCCCGCCGCTGCCGCCGACGGTCCCGATCCCCGTGCAGAACCTGGTCATGGCGATGATCGCGAAGAAGCCGGCGGACCGCCCGTCCTCCTCGGCCACGGTCGCCCGCGCGGCCCAGGCCCTCCGCCGCGGAGACCTGAACTCCGCCGCCATCGCCGTGCCCGCCATCGCGACGGGCGGCATCGCCGGGGACGACGACGCCACGCGGATGCTGACCGCGACCGGCGACGACGGCACGACGCGAATCCTGCCCACCACCGCGCAGCTGCCCACCGACGAGGCCGCGGCGGACGAGCAGGAGAAGAAAAAGAAGAAGAAGAGTGCGTGGACCTGGCCGCTGATCGCGCTCCTGGTCCTGCTGCTCATCGTCGTCGCCGGCACACTGTGGGCGCTGTTCGGCAACCAGGGCAAGGACACCGACCCCGACCCCACCGGGTCCGCGAGCCGCACCCCCACGCAGACCCAGACGCAGACGCCCTCGCAGGAGCCCACGCCCGACGAGACCCGGGTCGACGTGACCGCGCTCGGGCTCAACGGCATGGACTGCGGCACGGCGACCGCGACGCTCAAGGAGGCCGGGTTCTCCGACATCGCCTGCGGTGAGGGCGACCCCGCCCCGAGCGACGGCGATGTCGGCAAGGTCTACCGGGTGCAGCCGGAGGGGAACGTCGCGACGACGACCCCGATCGCTCTCACGGTCTACGCCGGCCGCACGCCGCTGCCGACGCCGACGGACGAGCCGACGATCACCGGCGACCCGATCGCCGGCAGCACCGTGACGATCTCCTGGGGCACCGGTTTCACCTGCCCCAGTGGCACCACGCTGTCCGGCTACGTCGTTTCCCTGCAGAACGGCACCTTCGCTTCGGGCGGGCCGAACTTCCAGCCGACGGAGCGCAACGCGCAGGTGACGGTCGGGGACGCCGTGGGGAAGCAGCTCATCGCGACGTATCAGGGCCTGTGCTCCGGGGGCGACCAGCGCACGTCGAACGCCTCCCCGCCGCTGTCCGTCACGATCGTGGCCCCGGAGGACGGCGAGGGTGACAGCGAGGACGGCGCCTAA
- a CDS encoding peptidoglycan D,D-transpeptidase FtsI family protein — MTKELRRLSIVMLFMFIALFAATSWIQVVETDGLSQNPHNKRTRLDSYEIQRGAIIVDGTAIANSVPSDDQYRFQRVYTDAEMWEPVTGYFNPALGSATGIEEAMNADLSGTGSNAFFAEIERILSGQPQRGFSVELSLNTAAQRAATEALDGLQGAVVAMDPKTGRILALASTPGFDTNSMATHDANAANATYDQLVADPGKPLSNRAIAGDLNPPGSTFKIVVAAAAYASGEWTPESTLPNPASYTLPGSNSRVSNAWGGTCGSGATVTIAEAIRLSCNIPMAELAVELGDDTIREMAEKFGFNRSFDIPLTSTPSSYPQGLDDAQTALTGFGQGQVTATPLQIAMVSAGIANDGVVMNPQMVDAVIGNDLSVIRSFDSTEFGRAMEPDVADEVTSAMVASVSNGAAQGARIDGVDVAGKTGTAENGNRPHTLWFTGFAPADDPAVAVAVVVENGGGQGQSGSGDTIAAPIAKKVIEAVLGR; from the coding sequence ATGACCAAAGAGCTCCGCAGACTCAGCATCGTTATGCTGTTCATGTTCATCGCGCTGTTCGCCGCGACGAGCTGGATCCAGGTCGTCGAGACGGACGGCCTGTCGCAGAACCCGCATAACAAGCGCACCCGGCTGGACAGCTACGAGATCCAGCGCGGCGCGATCATCGTCGACGGCACCGCGATCGCCAACTCGGTCCCCAGCGACGACCAGTACCGATTCCAGCGCGTGTACACCGACGCCGAGATGTGGGAGCCCGTCACCGGCTACTTCAACCCCGCTCTGGGCTCGGCCACCGGCATCGAGGAGGCGATGAACGCCGACCTCTCCGGCACCGGCTCGAACGCCTTCTTCGCGGAGATCGAGCGCATCCTCTCCGGCCAGCCTCAGCGCGGATTCAGCGTCGAGCTCTCGTTGAACACGGCAGCGCAGCGCGCCGCCACCGAGGCCCTGGACGGCCTGCAGGGCGCCGTCGTGGCGATGGACCCGAAGACCGGGCGCATCCTCGCGCTGGCGTCCACTCCCGGCTTCGACACCAACAGCATGGCGACCCACGACGCGAACGCCGCCAACGCCACCTACGACCAGCTCGTGGCCGACCCCGGCAAGCCGCTGTCGAACCGCGCGATCGCCGGTGACCTCAATCCCCCGGGCTCGACGTTCAAGATCGTCGTGGCGGCGGCCGCCTACGCCAGTGGCGAGTGGACGCCGGAGTCGACCCTCCCCAACCCCGCCTCGTACACGCTGCCGGGGTCGAACAGTCGTGTCTCCAACGCATGGGGCGGCACCTGCGGCTCCGGTGCGACGGTCACGATCGCCGAGGCGATCCGTCTCAGCTGCAACATCCCCATGGCCGAGCTCGCCGTCGAACTCGGCGACGACACGATCAGGGAGATGGCGGAGAAGTTCGGGTTCAACCGCAGCTTCGACATCCCGCTCACCTCGACGCCCTCGAGCTACCCCCAGGGACTCGACGACGCGCAGACCGCCCTCACCGGATTCGGTCAGGGACAGGTGACCGCGACGCCCCTGCAGATCGCCATGGTCTCGGCCGGCATCGCCAACGACGGCGTCGTGATGAACCCGCAGATGGTCGACGCCGTCATCGGCAACGACCTCTCGGTGATCCGGTCGTTCGACAGCACCGAGTTCGGTCGCGCCATGGAGCCGGACGTGGCGGACGAGGTGACCTCCGCCATGGTCGCCAGCGTCTCAAACGGCGCGGCGCAGGGTGCAAGAATAGACGGGGTCGACGTGGCCGGTAAGACCGGAACGGCGGAGAACGGAAACAGGCCGCACACGCTGTGGTTCACGGGGTTCGCCCCCGCGGACGACCCCGCGGTCGCGGTAGCGGTCGTCGTCGAGAACGGCGGCGGACAGGGTCAATCAGGAAGCGGGGACACCATCGCCGCTCCGATTGCGAAGAAGGTCATAGAGGCGGTGCTGGGCAGATGA
- a CDS encoding FtsW/RodA/SpoVE family cell cycle protein, which produces MSTDVQADTTVIKALRRLRMPQTQRNREFWLLLFACAISGAALTLVQLGALGTIDPMILAIGGGLAALAFALHIVLRFVAADADPFVVPIATLLTGLGVAMIYRIDIAFANTGWNAYSTKQLAWTAISLAGAITVVILLRNYRILFRYTYIFGLAGILLLLLPFVPGLRIPDANAQVWVSLGGMFAFQPGELAKICLAIFFAGYLVRTRESLTSVGKRVLGITWPRMRELGPVLVVWLVSLGIIVVQRDLGTGTLIFGMFVAMLYVATGKTSWVLIGLGLVVAGVAVASQILSYVQGRFINWLFLFDSSKVDPDVAGYQPMQGLFGLARGGLIGTGWGQGRPEITPLAHSDYIITSLGEELGLIGLFAILCLYMVFVSRGVRIGLAGQDDFGKLLATGLSFTIALQVFIMVGGVTRVIPLTGLTTPFLAAGGSSLVANWLIVALLLRISDGVRRQPRVVIG; this is translated from the coding sequence GTGAGCACCGACGTCCAGGCCGACACCACGGTCATCAAGGCTCTGCGCCGCCTGCGCATGCCGCAGACGCAGCGCAACCGCGAGTTCTGGCTGCTCCTCTTCGCCTGTGCGATCAGCGGCGCCGCCCTCACCCTCGTCCAGCTCGGCGCTCTCGGCACCATCGACCCGATGATCCTGGCGATCGGCGGCGGGCTGGCGGCCCTGGCCTTCGCCCTGCACATCGTGCTGCGCTTCGTGGCAGCCGACGCCGATCCCTTCGTCGTCCCGATCGCGACGCTGCTCACCGGACTCGGCGTCGCGATGATCTACCGGATCGACATCGCCTTCGCGAACACCGGGTGGAACGCCTACTCCACCAAACAGCTCGCCTGGACCGCAATCTCCCTCGCCGGAGCGATCACGGTGGTCATCCTGCTGCGCAACTACCGGATCCTGTTCCGGTACACCTACATCTTCGGCCTCGCCGGAATCCTCCTGCTGCTCCTGCCGTTCGTCCCCGGCCTGCGGATCCCCGATGCGAACGCGCAGGTGTGGGTCTCGCTCGGCGGCATGTTCGCCTTCCAGCCCGGAGAGCTCGCCAAGATCTGCCTGGCGATCTTCTTCGCCGGCTACCTCGTGCGGACGCGGGAGAGCCTGACGTCGGTGGGCAAGCGCGTGCTCGGGATCACCTGGCCGCGCATGCGCGAGCTCGGACCCGTGCTCGTCGTCTGGCTCGTCTCCCTCGGCATCATCGTCGTCCAGCGCGACCTCGGCACCGGAACGCTCATCTTCGGCATGTTCGTGGCCATGCTCTACGTCGCCACCGGCAAGACGAGCTGGGTGCTCATCGGTCTCGGCCTCGTGGTCGCGGGCGTCGCCGTCGCGTCCCAGATCCTCAGCTACGTGCAGGGTCGTTTCATCAACTGGCTCTTCCTGTTCGACTCCTCCAAGGTCGACCCCGACGTCGCCGGCTACCAGCCCATGCAGGGGCTGTTCGGTCTCGCCCGCGGCGGCCTCATCGGCACCGGCTGGGGGCAGGGTCGCCCGGAGATCACGCCGCTCGCGCACAGCGACTACATCATCACGAGCCTGGGCGAGGAGCTCGGCCTCATCGGGCTCTTCGCGATCCTCTGCCTCTACATGGTGTTCGTCAGCCGCGGCGTGCGCATCGGGCTCGCCGGTCAGGACGACTTCGGCAAGCTGCTCGCCACGGGCCTGTCGTTCACCATCGCGCTGCAGGTGTTCATCATGGTCGGCGGTGTCACGCGGGTCATCCCGCTGACCGGCCTGACCACCCCGTTCCTGGCCGCGGGCGGCTCGTCGCTCGTCGCGAACTGGCTCATCGTGGCGCTCCTCCTCCGCATCTCCGACGGCGTCCGCCGTCAGCCCCGGGTGGTGATCGGCTGA
- a CDS encoding PP2C family protein-serine/threonine phosphatase: MVFEGSSAAISHTGKVRSNNQDSGYSGANLFVVADGMGGHAGGDVASSIAIQRMEPLDQPYSSTEDAQAALQAAATTAAGDLIRAAKDRPELAGLGTTLSAIIMVDEYAVIGHIGDSRIYLYRDDALTQITADHTFVQRLVDSGRITPEEARYHPRRSVLMRVLSDMDADPELDMFVMHAQPGDRWLLCSDGLSGVVDEARILKAMQLGLAPGRTADNLLKQALDGGAPDNVTIVIVDVGGQHPVHSGTATIVGAASNPSGVYVPPVRAPRSNWLHPVRQAANEPSHFEPAPEYLEELIEEDRRRAKRRRLGWIAGTLVVLAMLGFAAFAAYSWTQTRYFIGADEDSVVIFQGVQQNIGPITLSTPVEDTEILLADLPPYQRASVERTISARSLSDAMAIVDRLRTGAEANIIEQTPLPTPLPSPSATPSGGAG, translated from the coding sequence ATGGTCTTCGAAGGCTCGAGCGCCGCGATCTCCCACACCGGGAAGGTCCGCTCCAACAACCAGGACTCCGGGTACTCCGGGGCGAACCTGTTCGTCGTCGCCGACGGCATGGGCGGACACGCGGGCGGCGACGTCGCCTCCAGCATCGCCATCCAGCGCATGGAGCCGCTGGACCAGCCGTACTCCTCCACGGAGGACGCGCAGGCCGCCCTGCAGGCCGCGGCCACGACCGCCGCGGGAGACCTCATCCGCGCGGCAAAGGACCGCCCGGAGCTCGCCGGACTCGGCACCACGCTCAGCGCCATCATCATGGTCGACGAGTACGCCGTCATCGGCCACATCGGCGACTCCCGCATCTATCTCTACCGCGACGATGCGCTGACGCAGATCACCGCCGACCACACCTTCGTGCAGCGCCTCGTCGACTCCGGCCGCATCACCCCGGAAGAGGCCAGGTACCACCCGCGGCGCTCCGTCCTCATGCGGGTGCTCAGCGACATGGACGCCGACCCCGAGCTCGACATGTTCGTCATGCACGCGCAGCCCGGCGACCGCTGGCTGCTGTGCTCCGACGGTCTCTCGGGAGTGGTGGACGAGGCCCGCATCCTCAAGGCCATGCAGCTCGGGCTCGCGCCGGGGCGCACGGCCGACAACCTCCTCAAGCAGGCCCTCGACGGCGGGGCCCCCGACAACGTCACAATCGTGATCGTCGATGTGGGCGGACAGCACCCCGTCCATTCCGGCACCGCCACGATCGTCGGCGCGGCGTCGAACCCGTCGGGTGTCTACGTGCCGCCGGTGCGGGCCCCGCGGAGCAACTGGCTGCACCCGGTCCGCCAGGCTGCGAACGAACCGAGCCACTTCGAGCCGGCACCCGAGTACCTCGAGGAGCTGATCGAGGAGGACCGCCGTCGCGCCAAGCGCCGCCGGCTGGGCTGGATCGCCGGAACGCTCGTGGTGCTGGCCATGCTGGGCTTCGCCGCGTTCGCCGCCTACAGCTGGACGCAGACGCGCTACTTCATCGGCGCGGATGAGGACAGCGTCGTGATCTTCCAGGGTGTGCAGCAGAACATCGGTCCGATCACGCTGTCGACACCGGTCGAGGACACCGAGATCCTCCTCGCCGACCTGCCCCCGTACCAGCGGGCCTCGGTCGAGCGCACCATCAGCGCGCGCTCGCTCTCGGACGCCATGGCCATCGTGGACCGTCTCCGCACGGGCGCCGAGGCGAACATCATCGAGCAGACCCCGTTGCCCACGCCGCTCCCCTCCCCGAGCGCGACGCCCTCGGGAGGTGCGGGGTGA
- a CDS encoding FHA domain-containing protein FhaB/FipA has protein sequence MSELVLLLLRVGFLVLMWFFVFGVVYSLRADLFGVRARKLPAEATAGAPAAAPAAAPAAPPRPSSARPSTGPATVATAKRLVITSGPKAGLELPLGSDAMTIGRSSESALVIRDDYTSSHHARLLLRGDTWAIQDLDSTNGTFVAGQRVTGGPVSLSLGTPVKVGATTFELRA, from the coding sequence ATGAGCGAACTGGTCCTGCTCCTGCTCCGCGTCGGCTTCCTCGTGCTGATGTGGTTCTTCGTGTTCGGGGTCGTCTACTCCCTGCGCGCCGACCTGTTCGGAGTGCGCGCCCGCAAGCTCCCCGCCGAGGCGACCGCGGGAGCACCCGCCGCCGCTCCTGCCGCGGCCCCGGCCGCCCCGCCCCGTCCCTCGTCGGCGCGACCGTCGACCGGTCCCGCGACCGTGGCGACGGCGAAGCGCCTGGTGATCACCTCCGGACCGAAGGCGGGTCTCGAGCTCCCCCTCGGCTCCGACGCGATGACGATCGGCCGCTCCAGCGAATCCGCCCTCGTGATCCGGGACGACTACACCTCCAGTCACCACGCCCGACTCCTGCTCCGCGGTGACACCTGGGCGATCCAGGACCTCGACTCGACGAACGGCACGTTCGTCGCCGGCCAGCGGGTGACGGGCGGTCCGGTCTCCCTGAGCCTCGGCACCCCGGTCAAGGTCGGCGCGACGACGTTCGAGTTGAGGGCCTGA
- a CDS encoding FhaA domain-containing protein, whose protein sequence is MGLLDSFEKGLERAVNSAFAKTFRSGIQPVEIASALRREADTTAAVVSRDRIITPNNYVVRLSPDDAERMRGLGGALTDELHALLTKHAKSQGYSFAGPLSITLEADDKVATGTVRVTSGTVEGRVSWQAVVDVDGRRHTLTRARTVIGRGSDADITIADAGSSRRHAEILWDGERAMLRDMGSTNGTKVDGQKLREAALPSDTTITIGRTDLVFRIVPVATPSRSSRPDDDATRVFGALG, encoded by the coding sequence GTGGGACTACTTGACAGCTTTGAGAAGGGTCTCGAGCGCGCAGTGAACAGCGCGTTCGCGAAGACCTTCCGCAGCGGCATCCAGCCCGTGGAGATCGCTTCGGCGCTGCGACGCGAGGCGGATACCACTGCGGCCGTGGTGAGCCGCGACCGCATCATCACGCCCAACAACTACGTCGTGCGCCTCAGCCCCGACGACGCGGAGCGCATGCGCGGGCTCGGCGGCGCGCTGACGGACGAGCTGCACGCCCTCCTCACGAAGCACGCGAAGTCGCAGGGGTACAGCTTCGCCGGCCCTCTGTCCATCACGCTCGAAGCGGACGACAAGGTCGCCACCGGCACCGTCCGCGTCACCTCGGGCACCGTCGAGGGACGCGTGAGCTGGCAGGCCGTGGTCGACGTCGACGGGCGCCGGCACACCCTCACCCGTGCCCGCACGGTGATCGGCCGCGGCTCCGATGCCGACATCACCATCGCCGACGCGGGCTCGAGCCGTCGTCACGCCGAGATCCTCTGGGACGGCGAGCGCGCCATGCTCCGCGACATGGGGTCCACGAACGGCACGAAGGTGGACGGGCAGAAGCTCCGCGAAGCCGCCCTCCCCTCCGACACCACGATCACGATCGGTCGCACCGATCTCGTGTTCCGCATCGTCCCCGTCGCCACCCCGTCGCGGTCGTCCCGACCGGACGACGACGCGACCCGCGTGTTCGGAGCCCTCGGATGA